One genomic window of Streptobacillus felis includes the following:
- a CDS encoding LacI family DNA-binding transcriptional regulator, with product MKKITIKDVAKKANVSEATVSRVMSNSPLISDKTKRKVLKVIKELDYFPNSAAVSLTKSSSRILGIVIEDQNDNPLQNDFFTETLSYISAYALERGYYILYIHSKDNEELHENIERLIKTNRIDGLVFLNLVENDRNINYLKEIKFPYVVLGTPKELDKGLWVDNDNIKATREVTKRMIQKGYTNFTFLSGPTNLTVSNYRKEGYTIALKEAKIKSMYQISSDFDSYEAYHTTKELLMQNNQIEVIITTDDILAIGAIRAIEELGKKVEVTGFNNSKLRRYLKLNFTTVDIRYEELANKSVNILIDNIENVKREKNFVIVQADIIEGEKNGTKL from the coding sequence ATAGTCCATTAATTAGTGATAAAACAAAAAGAAAGGTTTTAAAAGTTATTAAAGAGTTAGATTATTTTCCTAATTCAGCTGCAGTTTCTCTTACTAAGAGTAGTAGTAGAATTTTAGGTATAGTAATTGAAGATCAAAATGACAATCCTTTACAAAATGATTTCTTTACAGAAACATTATCATATATTAGTGCATATGCATTAGAAAGAGGATATTACATATTATATATTCATTCTAAGGATAATGAAGAATTACATGAAAATATTGAAAGATTAATTAAGACAAATAGGATAGATGGACTTGTATTTTTAAACTTAGTTGAAAATGATAGAAATATTAATTATTTAAAAGAGATTAAATTTCCATATGTAGTATTAGGTACACCAAAAGAGCTTGATAAAGGTTTATGGGTAGATAATGATAATATTAAAGCAACAAGAGAAGTTACAAAAAGAATGATACAAAAGGGTTATACTAATTTTACATTCCTTTCTGGACCTACAAATTTAACTGTGTCTAATTATAGGAAAGAAGGATACACTATTGCTTTAAAAGAAGCTAAAATAAAAAGTATGTATCAAATATCTTCTGATTTTGATTCTTATGAAGCTTATCATACTACTAAGGAATTACTGATGCAAAATAATCAGATAGAAGTTATAATAACTACAGATGATATTTTAGCTATAGGTGCTATAAGAGCTATAGAAGAACTTGGTAAAAAAGTTGAAGTTACTGGATTTAATAATTCTAAATTAAGAAGATACCTTAAACTTAACTTTACAACAGTAGATATTCGTTATGAAGAACTAGCGAATAAGTCTGTAAATATATTAATAGATAATATAGAAAATGTAAAAAGAGAAAAGAACTTTGTAATAGTTCAAGCTGATATTATAGAAGGAGAAAAAAATGGAACAAAACTTTGA